The Pygocentrus nattereri isolate fPygNat1 chromosome 2, fPygNat1.pri, whole genome shotgun sequence genome has a window encoding:
- the pik3c3 gene encoding phosphatidylinositol 3-kinase catalytic subunit type 3 isoform X2 produces the protein MVKVDWLDRLTFREIEMINESEKRSSNFMYLMVEFPRVKSGEREYSIVYYEKDGDDSSPLLTSSDIVKVPDPQMCMENLVESKHHKLARSLRSGPSDHDLKPNAATRDQLNIIVSYPPTKQLSSEEQDLVWKFRYYLTTQEKALTKFLKCVNWALPQEAKQALELLGKWRPMDVEDSLELLSSQFTNPTVRRYAVARLQQADDEDLLMYLLQLVQALKYENFNDIQGGLEPGSKRDSQGGLSESSTVGDSDSSPMASAAMTTPNTQKGKEGADGENLEQDLCTFLISRACKNSTLANYLYWYVIVECEDQDTQQRDPKTHDMYLNVMRRFSQALLKGDKNVRVMRSLLAAQQTFVDRLVQLMKAVQRESGNRKKKTERLQALLADNEKVNLSEIEPIPLPLEPQVRIRGIIPETATLFKSALMPAKLIFKAEDGEQYPVIFKHGDDLRQDQLILQIISLMDKLLRKENLDLKLTPYKVLATSTKHGFMQFVQSVPVAEVLATEGNIQSFFRKHAPSDKGPYGISSEVMDTYVKSCAGYCVITYILGVGDRHLDNLLLTKTGKLFHIDFGYILGRDPKPLPPPMKLSKEMVEGMGGMQSEQYQEFRKQCYTAFLHLRRYSNLILNLFSLMVDANIPDIALEPDKTVKKVQDKFRLDLSDEEAVHYMQSLIDESVGALFAAVVEQIHKFAQYWRR, from the exons ATGGTGAAGGTAGACTGGCTGGACCGATTGACCTTCAGAGAGATTGAGATGATTAATGAG AGTGAGAAACGCAGTTCCAACTTCATGTACCTcatggtggaatttccccgagtcaagagtggagagagagaatacagcaTTGTTTACTATGAAAAG GATGGAGATGATTCCTCCCCTTTGCTGACAAGTTCAGACATAGTTAAAGTCCCTGACCCCCAGATGTGTATG GAGAATCTGGTGGAGAGCAAACATCACAAGCTGGCCCGAAGTCTGCGGAGTGGACCGTCTGATCATGACCTGAAGCCCAATGCTGCCACAAGAGACCAGCTCAAT ATTATTGTCAGCTACCCACCCACCAAGCAACTGAGCTCCGAAGAGCAGGACCTTGTATGGAAGTTCAGATATTACCTCACAACTCAGGAAAAG gcTCTGACTAAGTTCCTGAAGTGTGTGAACTGGGCGTTGCCACAGGAAGCGAAGCAGGCTTTGGAACTGTTGGGAAAGTGGAGGCCCATGGATGTGGAGGACTCTCTAGAGTTACTCTCGTCCCAATTCACCAACCCCACCGTGAGACGCTATGCTGTGGCCCGTCTGCAGCAGGCTGATGATGAG GATCTGTTGATGTACCTTCTGCAGCTGGTTCAGGCCCTGAAGTATGAGAACTTTAATGATATCCAGGGTGGTCTGGAGCCTGGCAGTAAGCGGGACAGTCAGGGAGGCCTCAGTGAGAGCTCAACTGTGGGTGATTCGGACAG TTCTCCGATGGCTTCGGCTGCCATGACGACTCCCAACACGCAGAAGGGCAAAGAGGGTGCAGATGGAGAGAATCTGGAG CAGGATCTGTGTACCTTCCTTATATCACGTGCTTGCAAGAACTCAACATTAGCCAACTACTTGTACTG GTATGTGATAGTGGAGTGTGAAGACCAGGACACACAGCAAAGAGACCCAAAAACTCATGACATGTATCTGAATGTGATGAGGAGATTCAGCCAAGCTCTACTTAAA GGGGATAAGAATGTGAGGGTGATGCGCTCTCTGTTGGCAGCGCAGCAGACATTTGTAGACAGACTTGTGCAGCTCATGAAGGCTGTTCAGAGAGAAAGCGGCAATCGCAAGAAAAAG ACGGAGAGGTTGCAGGCTCTGTTGGCTGATAATGAGAAAGTGAATCTCTCTGAGATTGAGCCCATTCCTCTCCCACTGGAGCCTCAGGTTCGGATCAGAGGAATCATACCTGAAACTGCCACACTCTTCAAG AGTGCTCTGATGCCAGCTAAGCTGATCTTTAAAGCTGAAGATGGGGAGCAATATCCTGTAATTTTTAAACATGGAGATGATCTGAGACAAGACCAGCTCATCCTGCAGATCATCTCACTGATGGATAAG CTGCTACGAAAAGAGAATCTGGACCTGAAGTTAACACCATACAAAGTGCTGGCCACCAGCACCAAACACG GTTTTATGCAGTTTGTTCAGTCGGTTCCTGTGGCAGAAGTTCTGGCTACTGAAGGAAACATTCAG AGTTTCTTCAGAAAACATGCCCCCAGTGATAAAGGACCTTATGGCATCAGCTCTGAGGTGATGGACACCTATGTCAAGAGCTGCG CTGGCTACTGTGTCATCACGTATATCCTAGGAGTCGGGGACAGACACCTGGACAATCTGCTTCTTACCAAGACTG GGAAGCTGTTCCATATTGATTTTGGCTATATTCTGGGGCGGGACCCCAAACCGCTGCCTCCGCCAATGAAGCTGAGTAAGGAAATGGTGGAGGGCATGGGTGGCATGCAGAGTGAGCAGTACCAGGAATTCAGGAAACAGTGTTATACTGCTTTTCTTCATCTGCGCAG ATACTCCAACCTCATTCTCAATCTGTTCTCCCTCATGGTGGATGCCAATATTCCTGACATTGCTCTTGAGCCTGACAAGACAGTtaaaaag GTGCAAGATAAGTTCAGACTGGACCTGTCAGACGAGGAGGCCGTTCACTACATGCAGAGTCTAATAGATGAGAGTGTGGGAGCTCTGTTCGCTGCTGTGGTGGAACAGATACACAAATTTGCTCAG TACTGGCGCAGGTGA
- the pik3c3 gene encoding phosphatidylinositol 3-kinase catalytic subunit type 3 isoform X1, translated as MDTDKFNYVYSCDLDINVQLKIGSLEGKRERKSYKALLEDPMLRFSGLYQESCSDLYVTCQVFAEGKPLALPVRTSYKAFSTRWNWNEWLRLPVKYPDLPQSAQVALTVWDVYGPGRATPVGGTTVTLFGKYGMFRQGMHDLKVWPGVEGDGGEPTCTPGRTSSTLAEDQMGRLAKLTKAHRQGHMVKVDWLDRLTFREIEMINESEKRSSNFMYLMVEFPRVKSGEREYSIVYYEKDGDDSSPLLTSSDIVKVPDPQMCMENLVESKHHKLARSLRSGPSDHDLKPNAATRDQLNIIVSYPPTKQLSSEEQDLVWKFRYYLTTQEKALTKFLKCVNWALPQEAKQALELLGKWRPMDVEDSLELLSSQFTNPTVRRYAVARLQQADDEDLLMYLLQLVQALKYENFNDIQGGLEPGSKRDSQGGLSESSTVGDSDSSPMASAAMTTPNTQKGKEGADGENLEQDLCTFLISRACKNSTLANYLYWYVIVECEDQDTQQRDPKTHDMYLNVMRRFSQALLKGDKNVRVMRSLLAAQQTFVDRLVQLMKAVQRESGNRKKKTERLQALLADNEKVNLSEIEPIPLPLEPQVRIRGIIPETATLFKSALMPAKLIFKAEDGEQYPVIFKHGDDLRQDQLILQIISLMDKLLRKENLDLKLTPYKVLATSTKHGFMQFVQSVPVAEVLATEGNIQSFFRKHAPSDKGPYGISSEVMDTYVKSCAGYCVITYILGVGDRHLDNLLLTKTGKLFHIDFGYILGRDPKPLPPPMKLSKEMVEGMGGMQSEQYQEFRKQCYTAFLHLRRYSNLILNLFSLMVDANIPDIALEPDKTVKKVQDKFRLDLSDEEAVHYMQSLIDESVGALFAAVVEQIHKFAQYWRR; from the exons ATGGACACGGACAAGTTTAACTATGTTTACAGCTGCGACCTAGACATAAATGTTCAGCTGAAAAT AGGGAGTTTGGAGGGCAAACGTGAGCGGAAGAGCTACAAGGCCTTGCTGGAAGACCCAATGCTGCGTTTCTCTGGCCTCTACCAGGAGAGCTGCTCTGACCTGTATGTGACCTGCCAGGTGTTTGCAGAGGGAAAGCCGCTGGCCCTGCCTGTTCGCACATCTTATAAAGCCTTCAGTACCAGATGGAA ctGGAATGAATGGCTGAGGTTGCCAGTAAAGTATCCTGACCTCCCTCAGAGTGCCCAGGTAGCTCTCACAGTGTGGGACGTTTATGGACCAGGCCGTGCTACACCTGTAGGAGGCACTACTGTAACCCTTTTTGGAAAATATGG AATGTTCCGGCAGGGCATGCATGATCTGAAGGTGTGGCCGGGAGTGGAGGGTGATGGTGGAGAGCCCACATGCACGCCAGGCAGAACCAGCAGCACTCTGGCCGAGGATCAGATGGGTAGACTGGCTAAG ctGACAAAGGCTCATCGTCAGGGGCACATGGTGAAGGTAGACTGGCTGGACCGATTGACCTTCAGAGAGATTGAGATGATTAATGAG AGTGAGAAACGCAGTTCCAACTTCATGTACCTcatggtggaatttccccgagtcaagagtggagagagagaatacagcaTTGTTTACTATGAAAAG GATGGAGATGATTCCTCCCCTTTGCTGACAAGTTCAGACATAGTTAAAGTCCCTGACCCCCAGATGTGTATG GAGAATCTGGTGGAGAGCAAACATCACAAGCTGGCCCGAAGTCTGCGGAGTGGACCGTCTGATCATGACCTGAAGCCCAATGCTGCCACAAGAGACCAGCTCAAT ATTATTGTCAGCTACCCACCCACCAAGCAACTGAGCTCCGAAGAGCAGGACCTTGTATGGAAGTTCAGATATTACCTCACAACTCAGGAAAAG gcTCTGACTAAGTTCCTGAAGTGTGTGAACTGGGCGTTGCCACAGGAAGCGAAGCAGGCTTTGGAACTGTTGGGAAAGTGGAGGCCCATGGATGTGGAGGACTCTCTAGAGTTACTCTCGTCCCAATTCACCAACCCCACCGTGAGACGCTATGCTGTGGCCCGTCTGCAGCAGGCTGATGATGAG GATCTGTTGATGTACCTTCTGCAGCTGGTTCAGGCCCTGAAGTATGAGAACTTTAATGATATCCAGGGTGGTCTGGAGCCTGGCAGTAAGCGGGACAGTCAGGGAGGCCTCAGTGAGAGCTCAACTGTGGGTGATTCGGACAG TTCTCCGATGGCTTCGGCTGCCATGACGACTCCCAACACGCAGAAGGGCAAAGAGGGTGCAGATGGAGAGAATCTGGAG CAGGATCTGTGTACCTTCCTTATATCACGTGCTTGCAAGAACTCAACATTAGCCAACTACTTGTACTG GTATGTGATAGTGGAGTGTGAAGACCAGGACACACAGCAAAGAGACCCAAAAACTCATGACATGTATCTGAATGTGATGAGGAGATTCAGCCAAGCTCTACTTAAA GGGGATAAGAATGTGAGGGTGATGCGCTCTCTGTTGGCAGCGCAGCAGACATTTGTAGACAGACTTGTGCAGCTCATGAAGGCTGTTCAGAGAGAAAGCGGCAATCGCAAGAAAAAG ACGGAGAGGTTGCAGGCTCTGTTGGCTGATAATGAGAAAGTGAATCTCTCTGAGATTGAGCCCATTCCTCTCCCACTGGAGCCTCAGGTTCGGATCAGAGGAATCATACCTGAAACTGCCACACTCTTCAAG AGTGCTCTGATGCCAGCTAAGCTGATCTTTAAAGCTGAAGATGGGGAGCAATATCCTGTAATTTTTAAACATGGAGATGATCTGAGACAAGACCAGCTCATCCTGCAGATCATCTCACTGATGGATAAG CTGCTACGAAAAGAGAATCTGGACCTGAAGTTAACACCATACAAAGTGCTGGCCACCAGCACCAAACACG GTTTTATGCAGTTTGTTCAGTCGGTTCCTGTGGCAGAAGTTCTGGCTACTGAAGGAAACATTCAG AGTTTCTTCAGAAAACATGCCCCCAGTGATAAAGGACCTTATGGCATCAGCTCTGAGGTGATGGACACCTATGTCAAGAGCTGCG CTGGCTACTGTGTCATCACGTATATCCTAGGAGTCGGGGACAGACACCTGGACAATCTGCTTCTTACCAAGACTG GGAAGCTGTTCCATATTGATTTTGGCTATATTCTGGGGCGGGACCCCAAACCGCTGCCTCCGCCAATGAAGCTGAGTAAGGAAATGGTGGAGGGCATGGGTGGCATGCAGAGTGAGCAGTACCAGGAATTCAGGAAACAGTGTTATACTGCTTTTCTTCATCTGCGCAG ATACTCCAACCTCATTCTCAATCTGTTCTCCCTCATGGTGGATGCCAATATTCCTGACATTGCTCTTGAGCCTGACAAGACAGTtaaaaag GTGCAAGATAAGTTCAGACTGGACCTGTCAGACGAGGAGGCCGTTCACTACATGCAGAGTCTAATAGATGAGAGTGTGGGAGCTCTGTTCGCTGCTGTGGTGGAACAGATACACAAATTTGCTCAG TACTGGCGCAGGTGA
- the si:dkeyp-75h12.7 gene encoding uncharacterized protein si:dkeyp-75h12.7, whose translation MPAVLSALSLLCVMLRVGLTLSSCTPSVSTLDLGCHLQWNCSDVNSSTTFTVHTMAQGEEWQNVSECFQISSYSCDVSQAFTDFVVFNFIRLEINHGHGEIQRTSTQLCDPLKDPDARFSPPSVFVSLKERRLQVEVALPCAPSVACESMQEEEEDDKDTALSCCPLTHFLMPNITVMLYNKHDTADTQTLTRVFERSQESLEFGLLVLGQEYCAVARFASSPPSEPQCVHVPSAESLYLAALCGVLIALLLIAVCVLGRQCASSDTQLPKSLMSLQNMEHESPFVGESEPAAPEDEENSVVLLSIVSFSNLSPLSETQLTRSHSHNLENGYYASSILQLQAFDEDRDEGSNMETDGGVFPDHYPGHLWPSDQTHTTGPSCSQEASPHEGDSCIPLSSVRVAGAQKEEMLLDDFPKILMKVNISGGSP comes from the exons ATGCCAGCTGTTCTCTCAGCCCTCAGCCTGCTCTGTGTGATGCTGAgagtgg ggctCACTCTCTCGTCCTGCACTCCCAGTGTGAGCACATTGGATTTAGGCTGTCATCTACAGTGGAACTGTTCTGATGTGAACTCCAGCaccaccttcactgtccatACGATGGCtcaagg AGAAGAGTGGCAAAACGTGTCTGAGTGTTTCCAGATCTCCTCCTACAGCTGTGATGTGTCTCAGGCTTTCACAGACTTTGTTGTCTTTAACTTCATCAGACTGGAAATCAACCATGGACATGGAGAGATTCAGCGGACCTCAACACAGCTCTGCGACCCCCTCAAAGACC CGGATGCAAGGTTCAGTCCTCCCTCTGTCTTCGTCTCTCTGAAGGAGCGCAGGCTGCAGGTAGAGGTGGCTTTGCCCTGTGCTCCTTCTGTGGCCTGTGAAAGCATgcaagaagaagaggaagatgacAAAGACACAGCTCTGAGCTGCTGTCCCCTCACCCACTTCCTTATGCCCAATATCACAGTGATGCTTTACAATAAGCACGATACAGCTGATACTCAG ACTCTCACTAGGGTGTTTGAAAGGAGTCAGGAGAGTCTGGAGTTTGGTTTGCTGGTGTTGGGTCAAGAATACTGTGCTGTGGCCCGCTTTGCTTCCTCACCCCCCTCTGAGCCACAGTGTGTTCATGTCCCATCAGCAG AAAGCCTGTACCTAGCGGCGCTGTGTGGGGTGCTCATTGCTCTTCTTCTCAttgcagtgtgtgtgctggggagACAGTGTGCATCATCTGACACCCAACTCCCAAAATCTCTG ATGTCTCTACAGAATATGGAGCATGAGTCCCCATTTGTGGGTGAATCTGAGCCAGCAGCACCAGAAGATGAAGAGAACTCCGTGGTTCTCCTGTCCATCGTATCGTTCTCCAACCTGTCTCCTCTTTCAGAGACCCAGTTGACCCGTTCACACTCCCACAATCTTGAGAATGGGTATTACGCTTCATCCATTCTGCAGCTCCAGGCTTTCGATGAAGACAGAGACGAGGGGTCTAATATGGAAACTGATGGAGGTGTATTTCCTGATCATTATCCAGGGCATCTATGGCCATCAGATCAAACTCACACAACAGGCCCATCATGTTCACAGGAAGCCTCTCCTCATGAGGGTGATTCATGCATCCCTTTGAGTTCTGTGAGAGTAGCTGGGGCTCAGAAAGAAGAGATGCTGCTGGATGACTTCCCCAAAATACTTATGAAAGTGAACATTAGCGGTGGTTCACCATGA